The DNA region TCCCGCGGGTGCTCGCGGGCGGCGAGATCTTCTTGAACACGACCGACGTCGACAACACGCCCGTGTCGGTTCTCGAGGCGATGGCGTGCGGGCTCTGCGTCGTGACGACCGACGCGGGGGGGATCCCCGATCTCGCCTTTGACGGCGAGAACGCGCTCGTCGCGCCGCGCGGGGACTCGGAGGCCTTGGCCCGCGCGGTCTCGCGCGCGGTCGAGGACGCGCGTCTCTCGGCGCGAATCTCGCGGGGCGGCCGCGCAAAAGCCGAGGAGTCCGATTTCCCTCGCGTCCTCGACGCGTGGCGAATCCTCCTGGGCGAGCTCGCCGCACGCGCCGGCGAGGCGCGGGAGAACGCCGGCGAGGCGCGGGAGAACACCGGCGAGGCGGTCAAGGATGCCGTGAGGCCGGCATGAATACGCTCGCCGTCTATCAGCGGCTCCCCGCGCCCGCCCGGGACCTCGCCGCCTCGCTGCGCGGACTGTCGCTTCGCCGCTGGCGGTACGGCCCGGAAACGGAGCGGCTCGTCGACGAGACGCTCGATCGCGACGGATGGTCGGCGGCGGCGTGGCGACGCTGGCGGGAGGAGCGTCTCGCGCGGGTGCTCCACCGCGCGGCGACCCGCGTCCCGTTTTACCGCTCCCTCTGGGAGGAGCGGCGCGCGCACGGAGACCGCCGCTCCTGGGAACGCCTCGAGAACTGGCCTCTCCTGACGAAGGAGGCGCTCCGCCGGGCGCCGCGCGCGTTCCTCGCCGACGACGTCGATCCGCGCCGGATGTACCGCGAGCGCACGAGCGGGACGACCGGTCTCCCGCTCGACGTCTGGTGGTCGCGCGGGACGGTCCGAATGTGGTTCGCGATCTACGAGGCGCGGATCCGCCGGTGGAACGGGGTCGGGCGCGGCGATCGATGGGCGATCCTCGGCGGCCAGCCCGTCCTTCCCCCCGGGTCGCGGCGGCCGCCGTACGGGGTCGTGAACCGCCCCATGCGGCAGCTGTATCTCTCGGCCAATCACGTCTCTCCGGACACGGCGCCGGCTTTCGTCGAAGCGCTCCGCCGGTGGGAGCCGACGCATCTCATCGGGTACCCTTCGTCGCTCGCGTTCCTCGCGCGCGAGGCGGCGCGGCGCGCACGGGCGCGGCCGGAGAGCCTCCGGGTCGTGATCACGAACGCGGAGCCGCTCCTGCCGTGGCAGCGCGAGGCGATCGCGGAAGGGCTCTGTCCGGCCGTGCGCGAGACGTACGGCATGGCCGAAATCGCCGCCGCGGGGAGCGAATGCCCGGAGGGGGCGCTCCACGAGTGGCCCGAGGTCGGCTGGATCGAGACCCGTCGCGACGACGAGGACTGTTCCGCCGAGCCGGGGGAGACGGGGAGGCTCGTCAGCACGGGCCTGTTGAACTCCGACATGCCGCTGGTCCGGTACGCCGTCGGCGATCGAGGCCGGCTCGCCGCCGACGCCTCCTGCGCGTGCGGCCGCCTCCTTCCGGTCTTCTCGGCGATCGAGGGCCGCTCCAACGACCTCCTCGTCGCCCCCGACGGACGGCGCGTCTTCTGGGTCAACCCCGTCTTCTACGGGCTTCCGATCCGGGAGGCGCAGATCGTCCAGGAGACCCGCGACGGCGTGCGGGTGCGGCTGGTCGCGGGCGCCGGTTTCGGCGCGGCCGACCGGAGCGCGATCGAGGAGCGGCTGCGGATGCGGATGGGCCGCATCCGTGTGGCG from Thermoanaerobaculia bacterium includes:
- a CDS encoding AMP-binding protein, whose amino-acid sequence is MNTLAVYQRLPAPARDLAASLRGLSLRRWRYGPETERLVDETLDRDGWSAAAWRRWREERLARVLHRAATRVPFYRSLWEERRAHGDRRSWERLENWPLLTKEALRRAPRAFLADDVDPRRMYRERTSGTTGLPLDVWWSRGTVRMWFAIYEARIRRWNGVGRGDRWAILGGQPVLPPGSRRPPYGVVNRPMRQLYLSANHVSPDTAPAFVEALRRWEPTHLIGYPSSLAFLAREAARRARARPESLRVVITNAEPLLPWQREAIAEGLCPAVRETYGMAEIAAAGSECPEGALHEWPEVGWIETRRDDEDCSAEPGETGRLVSTGLLNSDMPLVRYAVGDRGRLAADASCACGRLLPVFSAIEGRSNDLLVAPDGRRVFWVNPVFYGLPIREAQIVQETRDGVRVRLVAGAGFGAADRSAIEERLRMRMGRIRVAFEECDAIPRGANGKFQAVVCRVPPEGPAPAAEAVRA